The following coding sequences are from one Bradyrhizobium sp. 200 window:
- the tpiA gene encoding triose-phosphate isomerase, protein MTDAIRPLIAGNWKMNGLKSSLAEFEAMIAGAGALAGRADLLVCPPATLIAGFADRALGSKLAVGAQDCHAKASGAHTGDLSAEMLADAGASAIIVGHSERRADHGETDALVRQKAEAAWRAGLIAIVCIGETQKQRDAGQTLDVCGGQLAGSLPDLSTAANLVVAYEPVWAIGTGLTPTPADVEQVHRFIRDILTSRFKAEGSKIRILYGGSVKPSNAAELMAVADVNGALVGGASLKAADFLAIVEAC, encoded by the coding sequence ATGACCGATGCCATCCGGCCGCTGATCGCCGGCAACTGGAAGATGAACGGGCTGAAATCCTCCCTGGCCGAGTTCGAAGCCATGATCGCAGGCGCTGGCGCCTTGGCCGGCAGGGCCGACCTGCTGGTTTGCCCCCCGGCGACCCTGATCGCCGGTTTCGCTGACAGGGCGCTCGGTTCAAAACTGGCCGTTGGGGCCCAGGATTGCCACGCAAAGGCCTCGGGCGCCCATACCGGCGATCTCTCGGCGGAAATGCTGGCGGATGCCGGTGCCAGCGCCATTATCGTCGGGCATTCCGAGCGCCGCGCCGACCATGGCGAGACCGACGCGCTGGTCCGGCAGAAGGCCGAAGCGGCCTGGCGGGCGGGGCTGATCGCCATCGTCTGCATCGGCGAGACCCAGAAGCAGCGCGATGCCGGCCAGACGCTGGATGTCTGCGGCGGGCAGCTCGCGGGCTCGTTGCCGGACCTCTCCACGGCGGCTAATCTGGTGGTGGCCTATGAGCCGGTCTGGGCGATCGGTACCGGGCTGACGCCGACGCCGGCAGATGTCGAGCAAGTTCATCGCTTTATCCGCGACATTCTCACCAGCCGATTTAAGGCGGAAGGTAGCAAGATCCGGATTCTCTACGGCGGATCGGTCAAGCCCTCCAACGCGGCGGAACTGATGGCGGTCGCCGACGTCAATGGCGCGCTGGTCGGCGGCGCCAGCCTGAAGGCCGCGGATTTCCTGGCGATTGTGGAGGCGTGCTAG
- a CDS encoding GNAT family N-acetyltransferase — MSDIKIKALSPSPEIRAMLSEILIETVANGGSVSFMHPLSQAAAEAFWSNSLSAADRGERIILGAYDDDMLTGTITLLLDLPPNQPHRAEIAKMMTRVSHRHRGIATALLREAERLAIARGRWLLVLDTAEDEGAAGLYERMGFKLTGVIPDYALKPHGGLTGTLIYWKRLQEGAPA, encoded by the coding sequence ATGTCTGATATCAAGATCAAAGCCTTGAGCCCCTCGCCCGAAATTCGCGCGATGCTCAGTGAAATCCTGATCGAAACCGTGGCGAATGGCGGCTCGGTCAGCTTCATGCATCCGCTGTCACAGGCGGCGGCCGAGGCGTTCTGGTCGAACTCGCTGAGCGCGGCGGACCGCGGCGAGCGGATTATCCTCGGCGCCTATGATGATGACATGCTGACCGGCACGATCACGCTGTTGCTCGATCTTCCACCGAACCAGCCGCACCGCGCCGAGATCGCGAAGATGATGACGCGCGTCAGTCATCGCCACCGCGGAATCGCCACGGCGCTTTTGCGCGAGGCCGAGCGGCTGGCGATCGCGCGCGGGCGCTGGCTATTGGTGCTCGATACCGCCGAGGATGAGGGCGCGGCGGGCCTCTATGAGCGGATGGGATTCAAACTGACCGGTGTCATTCCGGACTACGCGCTCAAACCCCATGGCGGCCTCACGGGCACGCTGATCTACTGGAAGCGGCTACAGGAAGGCGCACCAGCCTGA